The following are encoded in a window of Corynebacterium marinum DSM 44953 genomic DNA:
- a CDS encoding SLC13 family permease, whose amino-acid sequence MSTPQTHEAEVLVEPAPGDLAEGRDPREWHRQAFGIVIGVLLAALVYLFFPADAAETVLQSAGADPEAEYSHQAMRIVAATTVLMGAWWMTEAIPLAATALLPIAIFPLSQVATFAEVGSPYASATIFLFLGGFLLALGLQRWNVHRRMALAVVLAVGTSPKRLILGFMIATGFLSMWVSNTATAVVMLPIGMSVLHLTAGLVGGMHHQKKFATGLMLAIAYSASIGSLGTLIGTPPNALLAGYMAEAHDITIGFGQWMMVGVPIAVVFTLIAWLVLITVFKPEMDEIPGGRELIRGEIAKMGSWSRPQIIVTVIFVLAALSWIFVPLIIDWTGAEVGYNDALVGIIAGLLMFAIPADPKTGVRILDWKTANELPWDVLLLFGGGLALSGMFTATGLSLWIGEVAKGLEVLPTFLLIAAVAALVLILTEFTSNTATAATFLPIMGGVAVGIGLTASTDMNILLLTIPVALSATCAFMLPVATPPNAIAFGSGYVKIGDMIKGGVWLNLIAVVLITLATFFIAVPVFGLVL is encoded by the coding sequence ATGAGCACTCCTCAGACCCACGAGGCCGAGGTTCTCGTCGAGCCGGCGCCCGGCGACCTCGCCGAGGGGCGCGACCCCCGCGAATGGCACCGCCAGGCGTTCGGCATCGTCATCGGCGTGCTGCTGGCCGCCCTCGTGTATCTCTTCTTCCCCGCTGACGCCGCGGAAACCGTCCTCCAGTCCGCCGGTGCGGACCCCGAGGCGGAGTACTCCCACCAGGCCATGCGGATCGTCGCCGCCACCACCGTGCTGATGGGTGCATGGTGGATGACCGAGGCCATCCCGCTGGCGGCCACCGCACTGCTGCCCATCGCGATCTTCCCGCTCTCGCAGGTGGCGACCTTCGCGGAGGTCGGGTCCCCCTATGCCAGCGCCACGATCTTCCTGTTCCTGGGCGGATTCCTCCTCGCGTTGGGCCTCCAGCGCTGGAACGTGCACCGCCGTATGGCGCTCGCCGTCGTCCTGGCCGTGGGCACCAGCCCCAAGCGGCTGATCCTCGGATTCATGATCGCCACCGGTTTCCTCTCCATGTGGGTCTCCAACACCGCCACCGCCGTGGTCATGCTGCCCATCGGCATGTCCGTCCTGCACCTCACCGCCGGCCTGGTGGGCGGCATGCACCACCAGAAGAAGTTCGCCACCGGCCTCATGTTGGCGATCGCCTACTCGGCGTCCATCGGTTCGCTGGGCACCCTGATCGGCACCCCGCCCAACGCCCTGCTCGCCGGCTACATGGCGGAGGCGCACGACATCACCATCGGCTTCGGCCAGTGGATGATGGTCGGCGTTCCCATCGCCGTGGTGTTCACCCTGATCGCCTGGCTGGTGCTGATCACCGTGTTCAAGCCTGAGATGGACGAGATCCCGGGCGGCCGCGAGCTGATCCGCGGAGAGATCGCGAAGATGGGCTCCTGGTCCCGCCCGCAGATCATTGTGACGGTCATCTTCGTGCTCGCCGCCCTGTCGTGGATCTTCGTTCCGCTGATCATCGACTGGACCGGTGCGGAAGTCGGCTACAACGACGCGCTCGTCGGCATCATCGCCGGCCTGCTGATGTTCGCCATCCCCGCCGACCCGAAGACCGGCGTCCGCATCCTCGACTGGAAGACCGCCAACGAGCTGCCCTGGGACGTTCTCCTGCTCTTCGGCGGCGGCCTGGCGCTGTCCGGCATGTTCACCGCCACCGGCCTGTCGCTGTGGATCGGTGAAGTGGCCAAGGGTCTGGAGGTCCTCCCGACCTTCCTGCTCATCGCCGCGGTCGCCGCGCTGGTCCTGATCCTCACCGAGTTCACCTCCAACACCGCCACCGCCGCGACCTTCCTGCCCATCATGGGCGGCGTCGCGGTCGGCATCGGGCTGACGGCCTCCACCGACATGAACATTCTCCTGCTGACCATCCCGGTCGCGCTCTCCGCCACCTGTGCGTTCATGCTGCCGGTGGCCACCCCGCCGAACGCCATCGCCTTCGGTTCGGGGTACGTGAAGATCGGCGACATGATCAAGGGCGGCGTCTGGCTCAACCTCATTGCTGTCGTGCTGATCACCCTGGCGACCTTCTTCATCGCCGTCCCGGTCTTCGGCCTCGTCCTCTAG
- a CDS encoding prephenate dehydrogenase: MTSTNLSRPICILGLGLIGGSLLRDLAAQGVHVYGYNRSGSGARAASAAGFDASDDLALTLQRAEQDRAIIVVATPMPAIPGLLDAIMEHAPSCGITDVVSVKAAVYDLVKERGLEDRYVGGHPMAGTADSGWDASREGLFTRAAWVITYDHAPDASPEWIALWTEVARMILGVGADAIPARVGRHDAAVARVSHLVHVFAETLAIVGDNGGALAQSLAAGSFRDSTRVAGTQPSLVQAMCETNADAVVAALDEALELLHDARDSLAKDRPDLTALAETGYAARVRFEARHGARGESVSPVKISSRPLLRLHPGTPGWVRQLEQAESLGGRIDIF, encoded by the coding sequence GTGACCTCGACGAACCTTTCCCGCCCCATCTGCATCCTCGGTCTCGGCCTCATCGGCGGTTCGCTCCTGCGCGACCTCGCCGCTCAGGGCGTGCACGTCTACGGCTACAACCGTTCCGGCTCCGGCGCCCGCGCCGCCTCCGCCGCCGGATTCGACGCCTCCGACGACCTCGCGCTCACCCTGCAGCGCGCCGAACAGGACCGGGCGATCATCGTCGTGGCGACGCCGATGCCCGCCATCCCCGGGCTTCTCGACGCCATCATGGAGCACGCCCCCTCCTGCGGCATCACCGACGTCGTGTCCGTCAAGGCCGCCGTCTACGACCTGGTCAAGGAACGGGGCCTGGAGGACCGCTACGTCGGCGGCCATCCCATGGCCGGCACCGCAGACTCCGGCTGGGACGCCTCCCGCGAGGGCCTGTTCACCCGCGCGGCCTGGGTGATCACCTACGACCACGCCCCCGACGCATCCCCCGAGTGGATCGCCCTGTGGACCGAGGTCGCCCGCATGATCCTCGGGGTCGGCGCCGACGCCATCCCCGCCCGGGTCGGGCGCCACGACGCCGCCGTCGCCCGCGTCTCCCACCTCGTCCACGTATTCGCCGAGACCCTCGCCATCGTCGGCGACAACGGCGGCGCTCTGGCGCAGTCCCTCGCCGCCGGCAGCTTCCGCGACTCCACCCGCGTCGCCGGCACCCAGCCCTCTCTCGTGCAGGCCATGTGCGAGACCAACGCCGACGCTGTCGTCGCCGCCCTCGACGAGGCCCTCGAGCTGCTTCACGACGCCCGCGACTCCCTGGCCAAGGACCGCCCCGACCTCACCGCCCTCGCCGAGACCGGTTACGCCGCCCGGGTGCGTTTCGAGGCCCGCCACGGTGCCCGCGGCGAGTCCGTGTCGCCGGTGAAGATCTCCTCCCGCCCGCTCCTGCGCCTCCACCCGGGCACCCCGGGCTGGGTCCGCCAGTTGGAGCAGGCCGAATCCCTGGGCGGGCGGATCGACATCTTCTAG
- a CDS encoding tRNA adenosine deaminase-associated protein translates to MEHEEYGQSFAVTVASQDGGWVVRTFDDDFSALATSIRAVRALRSEGPAFALLCVEDEYFVIVRPIPDGVQALVSDATMAVDDDFAASVLGELDAEIPDLDPDELDEIDGWADGDFEVLADLGLSAEVLGVIVDDSDMWPSEQLVRIAEELGFAEELIDAAGLDD, encoded by the coding sequence ATGGAACACGAGGAGTACGGCCAGAGCTTCGCCGTCACGGTCGCCAGCCAGGATGGCGGGTGGGTGGTGCGTACCTTCGACGATGATTTTTCTGCGTTGGCCACCTCCATCCGCGCCGTCCGGGCCCTGCGCAGCGAGGGTCCTGCGTTCGCGCTGCTGTGCGTCGAGGACGAGTATTTCGTCATCGTCCGGCCCATCCCCGACGGGGTGCAGGCGTTGGTGTCGGACGCGACGATGGCGGTGGACGACGATTTCGCCGCCTCGGTGCTCGGGGAGCTCGACGCGGAGATCCCCGATCTCGACCCGGACGAGCTGGACGAGATCGACGGCTGGGCGGACGGCGACTTCGAGGTGCTCGCCGACCTGGGGCTGAGCGCGGAGGTGCTCGGGGTCATCGTGGACGACTCCGACATGTGGCCCTCGGAACAGCTGGTCCGGATCGCCGAGGAGCTGGGATTCGCCGAAGAACTCATCGATGCCGCAGGTCTCGACGATTAA
- a CDS encoding nucleoside deaminase, with translation MPQVSTINVLPREEGLVRAERLMRRALEVARSTPAGDVPVGAVLFGPDGRELAAGTNRREADRDPTAHAEMLAIREAVKKHGDSWRLTGCTLVVTLEPCTMCAGALLGARVGELIFGAFEPKTGACGSLIDAVRAPGQLHRPAVRAGVLEGECAALMAGFFGSLR, from the coding sequence ATGCCGCAGGTCTCGACGATTAACGTCCTGCCCCGCGAGGAGGGTCTGGTGCGCGCCGAACGGCTCATGCGGCGCGCCCTCGAGGTCGCCCGTTCCACACCTGCCGGCGACGTCCCCGTCGGCGCCGTCCTCTTCGGCCCGGACGGGCGGGAGCTGGCGGCGGGCACGAACCGCCGGGAGGCGGACCGCGATCCCACCGCGCACGCGGAGATGCTGGCGATCCGGGAGGCCGTGAAAAAGCACGGCGATTCCTGGCGCCTGACGGGCTGCACGCTCGTGGTCACCCTCGAGCCCTGCACCATGTGCGCCGGTGCGCTCCTCGGCGCCCGCGTCGGCGAGCTGATCTTCGGGGCTTTCGAGCCCAAGACCGGCGCCTGCGGCTCGCTTATCGACGCCGTCCGAGCCCCCGGCCAGCTCCACCGCCCGGCGGTGCGCGCCGGGGTGCTCGAGGGGGAGTGTGCGGCGCTGATGGCTGGATTCTTCGGATCGTTACGGTGA
- a CDS encoding CsbD family protein produces MSTFENKAKDLGGKAKEAFGKATDNERLEAEGKADQTKADIKEGAEKAGDKAKEAGDRALGAFQDDDKR; encoded by the coding sequence ATGAGCACATTCGAGAACAAGGCGAAGGACCTCGGCGGCAAGGCCAAGGAGGCCTTTGGCAAGGCGACCGACAACGAGCGCCTCGAGGCCGAGGGCAAGGCGGACCAGACCAAGGCCGACATCAAGGAAGGCGCCGAGAAGGCCGGCGACAAGGCCAAGGAGGCCGGCGACCGGGCCCTCGGCGCGTTCCAGGACGACGACAAGCGCTGA